A region of Dermabacter vaginalis DNA encodes the following proteins:
- a CDS encoding S1C family serine protease has translation MKKSPSWLATASLVIIGMFVSSVFTIGAAAGLGLMLWGAPGEGSGSSPHSSNPAENVGHGGDVVEDSWVDTARVISPSAVSIRVDTGKGGSEGTGIVYDDKGTIVTNAHVVAGAILIDVTTADGRTFDATLIGTDESTDIALVRLVKPPKNLTPATFADSSKLTVGQDVMAVGTPLGLANTATTGIVSALNRPVVTRPERSENQDPSTASYTSAIQTDASVNPGNSGGPLVNRAGEVIGINSSIASNASTSAGAGSIGLGFAIPSNTVRLIAEQLAQSGKAQHAFLGVRIKDGEAGTDSATIKGAHVVEVTPGSSASKAGMVNGDLVTKVDDVQIGSSSALTAYVRSLEVGSTHAFTVYRGGKEETVKVTLQGN, from the coding sequence ATGAAGAAATCACCGTCATGGCTCGCGACCGCCAGTCTCGTCATTATCGGCATGTTCGTGTCGTCGGTCTTTACGATCGGCGCTGCCGCGGGCCTCGGGCTCATGCTGTGGGGAGCGCCGGGCGAAGGATCCGGCAGCAGCCCCCACTCGTCGAACCCGGCAGAGAACGTTGGGCACGGCGGCGACGTTGTGGAGGATTCATGGGTGGATACCGCGCGCGTGATCTCGCCGAGCGCGGTCTCGATCCGCGTCGACACCGGCAAGGGTGGTTCTGAGGGCACGGGCATCGTGTATGACGACAAGGGGACGATCGTGACCAACGCCCACGTCGTCGCAGGCGCCATCCTTATTGACGTGACCACCGCGGATGGCCGCACCTTCGACGCGACTTTGATCGGCACCGACGAGAGCACCGACATCGCACTCGTGCGCCTGGTGAAACCACCGAAGAACCTCACGCCGGCGACGTTTGCGGACTCCTCGAAGCTCACGGTTGGGCAGGACGTCATGGCGGTCGGAACGCCGCTCGGCCTCGCGAACACAGCCACGACCGGCATCGTCTCGGCGCTCAATCGCCCGGTCGTCACTCGCCCCGAGCGCAGTGAAAACCAGGACCCTTCTACCGCTTCCTACACCTCGGCGATTCAAACGGATGCCTCCGTCAATCCCGGCAACTCGGGTGGCCCGCTCGTGAATCGCGCGGGTGAGGTCATCGGTATTAACTCCTCGATCGCGTCGAACGCCTCAACGAGCGCGGGCGCGGGAAGTATTGGACTCGGCTTCGCGATCCCCTCGAATACCGTCAGGCTCATCGCAGAGCAGCTCGCGCAGAGCGGGAAGGCGCAGCACGCATTCCTCGGTGTGCGCATCAAGGACGGGGAGGCCGGCACTGATTCGGCCACGATCAAGGGGGCGCACGTCGTGGAGGTCACGCCGGGGAGCTCCGCGTCGAAGGCGGGGATGGTGAACGGTGATCTCGTGACGAAGGTCGATGATGTGCAGATCGGCTCTTCCTCGGCGCTCACGGCTTACGTGCGCAGCCTTGAGGTGGGCAGCACCCACGCGTTTACCGTGTATCGCGGCGGCAAGGAGGAGACCGTCAAGGTCACTCTTCAGGGGAACTGA
- a CDS encoding DUF6350 family protein — translation MKRNDATPIFLGVTAAVIAFTINVAIVAVPVLVAHGFNTLTQASTLDAVIVALCLVVLGHGGAMSFTGVGIDGTAVLPPLGLTLVFALVCGTTMLRTGRSMTLTEPSGALKRGALTALGLILAGFGISYALMATVSSLLARTPGVQPVTVSAGVSALALAVIAGAAGLMASLVRRSSDSAPRVGLLALVSEQYAAALRSIGVLVLGLFGGTAVALTVWMVIRRDAMLSVHRGLEPDLFGTVALVLAALAFFPTMLVWAVAFVCAGTVTVGSNTHVSFEGSLTGVLPAFPILGALPEPGRFSPWVWAFIAIPALASIAASVFLAMRTRHFDVRARVVAWLTYAVGSLLALTVIFTLGSGSIGTAQLSHVGPQFTSLMLPVALLVLVPAALIAGWSQTGLDSWVLGKARAGRTYVSERTASLRARVEEAENKAAETERGDDDSRASERVLEQAEAEHSDAVAAEEAEPDEPADATALEGGSEAPLSDDHEQENAPALTRDSD, via the coding sequence GTGAAACGAAACGATGCGACCCCGATCTTCCTTGGCGTGACGGCTGCCGTGATCGCGTTCACGATCAACGTCGCGATCGTCGCGGTACCCGTTCTCGTTGCCCACGGCTTCAACACGCTCACGCAAGCGAGCACGCTCGATGCCGTGATCGTGGCGCTGTGCCTGGTTGTGCTCGGCCACGGGGGAGCGATGTCGTTCACCGGGGTGGGGATCGATGGCACGGCCGTTCTTCCTCCGCTCGGGCTGACTCTCGTATTTGCGCTTGTGTGCGGCACAACGATGCTGCGAACGGGGCGGTCAATGACGCTCACGGAGCCGTCGGGCGCCCTCAAGCGGGGTGCGCTTACGGCGCTCGGGCTTATCCTCGCGGGCTTCGGTATTTCCTATGCCCTCATGGCGACCGTCTCCTCCCTGCTCGCCCGAACACCGGGTGTGCAGCCGGTGACCGTGAGTGCGGGCGTGAGTGCCCTTGCTCTTGCCGTGATCGCGGGGGCCGCGGGCCTCATGGCCTCTCTCGTGCGCCGCTCGAGTGATTCCGCGCCGCGGGTGGGTTTGCTCGCTCTCGTGAGTGAGCAATACGCCGCGGCGTTGCGGTCGATTGGCGTGCTGGTGCTCGGTCTTTTTGGGGGCACGGCGGTAGCGCTCACGGTGTGGATGGTGATCCGACGTGACGCGATGCTCTCCGTGCATCGCGGGCTCGAGCCCGACCTTTTCGGCACGGTTGCGCTCGTTCTCGCGGCTCTCGCCTTTTTCCCCACCATGCTCGTATGGGCTGTGGCCTTCGTGTGTGCGGGGACGGTCACGGTAGGTTCGAACACTCACGTGTCCTTTGAAGGGTCGCTCACGGGGGTGCTCCCCGCATTTCCCATCCTCGGCGCCCTCCCCGAACCCGGCCGCTTTTCGCCGTGGGTGTGGGCCTTCATTGCGATCCCCGCGCTTGCCTCGATCGCGGCGTCGGTGTTCCTCGCCATGCGCACCCGTCACTTCGACGTGCGCGCAAGGGTGGTCGCGTGGCTCACCTATGCGGTCGGTTCGCTCCTCGCACTCACGGTGATCTTCACGCTCGGAAGTGGGAGTATCGGCACGGCGCAGCTCTCGCACGTGGGCCCGCAGTTCACGTCACTGATGCTCCCCGTGGCGCTCCTCGTACTCGTGCCGGCAGCCCTCATCGCAGGATGGAGCCAAACCGGTCTCGATTCGTGGGTGCTTGGGAAGGCGCGTGCGGGCCGTACATACGTGAGCGAACGAACCGCGTCACTACGCGCACGTGTCGAAGAGGCCGAGAACAAAGCGGCAGAGACCGAACGCGGCGATGACGACTCGCGCGCGAGCGAACGCGTTTTAGAGCAGGCCGAGGCTGAGCACAGCGATGCTGTAGCTGCCGAGGAAGCCGAGCCTGACGAGCCAGCCGACGCCACCGCGTTGGAGGGTGGATCCGAGGCTCCGCTCAGTGACGATCACGAGCAAGAGAACGCGCCCGCTCTCACTCGCGATTCAGACTAG
- a CDS encoding isochorismate synthase, whose amino-acid sequence MVNEAATGAKEQTAVRNNVDIMPILFTSSPRPAQESPRFTVRSIRLDAPATLADHIPEAPSTLWLHESGGLIGIGEAARLEATGPDRFDALANAFRDLEASTDVEDLANLRGSGLVAFASFSYSPESSRPSRLVIPRYLLGSVEGRAFVTCVNSDSEESVGKTLTEPEEILALFSAGRVPTVAPRTMQPAHSGEAYRGLVKQAVQEIDDGVAEKIVLSERFEIDLGTLEARCLVPALAAQLNHRYPTAWTFALDDIVGASPEMLVRTDGPKVFSRVLAGSRPVSGDDELSAEERHAFLNDPKERAEHDFAARSVREPLMRLGVSLPPSEGPFVLHLPGIEHLATDIRGVAPDGLGILEIAGALHPSAAVSGTPRTAANEVIAQLERVDRAGYASPVGWIGADGNGELAIALRMAHVHGTTLTVQAGGGLVRDSDPLTEHAEALAKTRPIVRALASLSSPEE is encoded by the coding sequence ATGGTCAACGAGGCCGCGACGGGTGCGAAGGAACAAACGGCGGTGCGCAATAATGTGGACATCATGCCCATCTTATTCACGAGTTCCCCCCGCCCCGCGCAAGAGAGCCCCCGTTTTACTGTGCGATCGATCCGGCTCGACGCCCCCGCGACTCTCGCCGACCATATCCCCGAGGCCCCGAGCACCCTGTGGCTTCACGAATCGGGTGGACTCATCGGCATCGGTGAGGCCGCGAGGCTCGAGGCCACGGGCCCGGATCGCTTCGACGCTCTCGCGAATGCCTTTCGCGACCTTGAGGCCAGCACCGATGTCGAGGACCTCGCGAATCTCCGCGGCAGTGGCCTTGTAGCTTTTGCCTCGTTCTCCTACTCCCCCGAGTCCTCGCGCCCGTCGCGACTCGTGATCCCCCGCTACCTCCTCGGATCCGTAGAGGGCCGCGCTTTCGTCACGTGTGTGAACAGTGATTCCGAGGAAAGCGTCGGAAAAACCCTCACCGAACCGGAGGAAATCCTCGCACTTTTCTCCGCCGGGAGAGTGCCCACGGTCGCCCCACGCACGATGCAGCCCGCACATTCCGGCGAGGCTTATCGCGGGCTCGTAAAACAGGCCGTGCAGGAAATTGATGACGGCGTCGCCGAGAAAATCGTGCTTTCCGAGCGGTTTGAGATCGACCTCGGCACGCTCGAGGCGAGATGCCTCGTTCCAGCGCTCGCCGCGCAGCTTAATCATCGCTACCCGACAGCATGGACCTTCGCGCTCGACGATATTGTGGGTGCCTCGCCCGAAATGCTCGTGCGCACCGACGGACCGAAGGTGTTTTCGCGCGTGCTCGCCGGTTCACGCCCCGTGAGCGGGGACGACGAACTGAGTGCCGAAGAACGTCACGCTTTCCTCAACGATCCCAAGGAGCGTGCCGAGCACGATTTCGCGGCGCGCTCGGTCCGCGAGCCGCTCATGAGGCTCGGTGTGAGCCTGCCACCATCGGAAGGGCCCTTCGTGCTCCACCTTCCCGGGATCGAGCACCTTGCGACCGATATTCGCGGGGTCGCACCTGACGGGCTCGGGATTCTCGAGATCGCGGGGGCACTGCACCCCTCCGCGGCCGTCTCCGGAACGCCGCGCACGGCTGCTAACGAGGTCATCGCGCAGCTCGAACGCGTTGATCGCGCCGGCTATGCCTCCCCCGTGGGGTGGATCGGTGCGGACGGCAACGGGGAACTTGCCATCGCACTGCGCATGGCCCACGTTCACGGCACCACTCTCACCGTGCAAGCGGGCGGCGGGCTCGTACGTGACTCAGATCCGCTCACCGAGCACGCCGAGGCACTCGCAAAAACACGCCCGATCGTGCGGGCTCTCGCTTCGCTCAGTTCCCCTGAAGAGTGA
- the purN gene encoding phosphoribosylglycinamide formyltransferase, protein MNDFTCVVFISGTGSNLRAILEAIDSGALAGVRVAAVVADLDAPGLAFARERDIPTHIVALADYDSREDWDRALAECTGRYAPDLVVLAGFMRLLGSPMLEAFGGRMINTHPALLPAFPGAHGVRDALDYGVKVTGATVIEIDEGVDTGAIIDQRALTVQEGESEEALHERIKVIEREMLVDVIAKRARTQ, encoded by the coding sequence ATGAACGATTTCACGTGCGTTGTGTTCATTTCGGGAACGGGGAGCAACCTCCGCGCCATCCTTGAGGCGATTGACTCCGGTGCGCTCGCGGGCGTGCGGGTCGCGGCGGTGGTCGCGGACCTCGATGCGCCGGGCCTCGCCTTCGCACGCGAGCGAGACATCCCTACGCACATCGTTGCGCTCGCTGATTACGACTCGCGCGAGGACTGGGATCGTGCGCTCGCCGAGTGCACGGGCCGGTATGCGCCGGACCTCGTTGTTCTCGCGGGCTTCATGCGGCTGCTCGGCTCGCCCATGCTCGAAGCCTTCGGCGGGCGCATGATCAACACCCACCCCGCGCTCTTGCCGGCCTTCCCTGGTGCCCACGGCGTGCGCGATGCTCTCGACTACGGCGTGAAGGTCACGGGGGCGACCGTGATCGAGATCGATGAAGGTGTGGACACGGGCGCGATTATTGACCAACGTGCCCTGACCGTGCAGGAAGGGGAGAGCGAAGAAGCCCTCCACGAGCGGATCAAGGTCATCGAGCGCGAAATGCTCGTTGACGTGATCGCGAAGCGCGCTCGGACGCAGTAG